One Lycium ferocissimum isolate CSIRO_LF1 unplaced genomic scaffold, AGI_CSIRO_Lferr_CH_V1 ctg992, whole genome shotgun sequence genomic region harbors:
- the LOC132046228 gene encoding S-adenosylmethionine carrier 1, chloroplastic/mitochondrial-like produces the protein MAMNSKKELPEDRLNFEALKSHHKSKKAIASISKQQNPFDLLRILYEGAVAGAAAGVVVEAALYPIDTIKTRLQAVRGGGQIILKGLYSGLAGNLVGVLPASAIFVGVYEPAKRKLLDSLPENLSAIAHLTAGAIGGAASSIVRVPTEVVKQRMQTGQFASAPDAVRLIVAKEGFRGLYAGYGSFLLRDLPFDAIQFCIYEQMRIGYKLAAKRDLKDPENAMIGAFAGAITGAITTPLDVIKTRLMVQGSAKQYEGIMHCVNTIVREEGASTLFKGMGPRVLWIGIGGSIFFSVLERTKKLVAAKHPLD, from the exons ATGGCTATGAACTCGAAGAAGGAATTGCCGG AAGATAGACTGAACTTCGAGGCACTCAAGTCCCACCACAAGTCAAAGAAAGCTATTGCATCAATCAGCAAACAACAGAATCCATTTGATCTCTTACGCATACTTTATG AGGGAGCTGTAGCTGGAGCTGCTGCTGGTGTCGTTGTAGAAGCTGCTTTGTATCCAATTGATACAATTAAAACTCGACTTCAAGCAG TTCGTGGTGGGGGACAAATCATTTTGAAAGGCCTCTATTCAGGATTGGCTGGAAATCTTGTTGGTGTCCTACC AGCATCGGCAATATTTGTTGGTGTATATGAACCTGCAAAGAGAAAATTGCTGGACAGCTTACCTGAAAACCTTAGTGCCATAGCTCATTTG ACTGCAGGTGCTATTGGCGGAGCTGCTTCTTCTATTGTTCGTGTACCCACTGAG GTAGTTAAGCAAAGGATGCAGACTGGCCAATTTGCTTCTGCCCCTGATGCGGTCCGACTCATTGTTGCTAAGGAAGGGTTTAGAGGCCTTTATGCT GGTTATGGTTCTTTTCTACTGCGAGACTTACCATTTGATGCTATCCAGTTCTGTATATACGAACAGATGCGGATAGGGTATAAATTAGCT GCAAAAAGAGACCTTAAAGATCCCGAGAATGCAATGATTGGTGCCTTTGCAG GTGCAATAACAGGAGCTATAACTACTCCTCTAGATGTGATAAAAACCAGATTGATGGTTCAG GGTTCAGCAAAGCAGTATGAAggcattatgcattgtgttaacACTATTGTAAGAGAAGAAGGAGCCTCTACTCTTTTTAAG GGAATGGGACCAAGAGTACTTTGGATAGGCATTGGAGGATCCATATTTTTTAGTGTTCTTGAAAGGACAAAGAAATTAGTTGCTGCTAAACACCCTCTTGATTAG